One genomic segment of Helianthus annuus cultivar XRQ/B chromosome 14, HanXRQr2.0-SUNRISE, whole genome shotgun sequence includes these proteins:
- the LOC110918851 gene encoding uncharacterized protein LOC110918851 yields MVEQTDWDKFVTYTQSDKFKDVSNKTKRARSKYVYDHHLGRGGYAYLRDKLVQNNKLSVDEIPSRALIWRKARENKNGEYKNVDVKDIANKIIDTETQIKDGSVNLDPGTDALTLVFGKEKGGYLKGVGYGVTSNRYWQSPRTKGSSKERIAQLEFQLHNERLERGKKDEQIKTLSMQMAETNNTLNQVLAHLAAQGQTL; encoded by the exons ATGGTGGAGCAAACAGACTGGGACAAGTTTGTAACATATACACAATCAGACAAGTTTAAG GATGTGTCAAATAAGACAAAAAGAGCAAGATCAAAATACGTTTATGATCATCACTTGGGACGAGGAGGATATGCTTATCTAAGAGACAAATTG GTACAAAATAACAAACTTTCAGTTGATGAGATCCCCTCTCGTGCTTTAATATGGAGGAAAGCAAGGGAAAACAAAAACGGAGAATACAAGAATGTTGATGTAAAAGACATAGCTAATAAAATA ATTGACACTGAAACGCAAATTAAAGATGGATCCGTGAACCTTGATCCGGGCACAGATGCACTCACATTAGTATTTGGCAAAGAAAAAGGTGGGTATTTAAAAGGTGTTGGTTATGGAGTGACTTCTAATAGATATTGGCAGAGTCCTCGAACAAAAGGATCATCAAAAGAACGAATTGCACAACTGGAGTTTCAACTACATAACGAGAGACTTGAGCGTGGGAAAAAAGATGAACAAATTAAGACCCTTTCGATGCAGATGGCAGAAACAAATAACACACTTAATCAAGTTTTAGCTCATCTGGCTGCACAAGGACAAACATTATAA